In a genomic window of Telopea speciosissima isolate NSW1024214 ecotype Mountain lineage chromosome 5, Tspe_v1, whole genome shotgun sequence:
- the LOC122662414 gene encoding G-type lectin S-receptor-like serine/threonine-protein kinase At1g34300 — protein sequence MVKACTSVLILISSLFSLLFTLVLANISPGTTLRPSDSNTTWTSPNNTFSLSFITITSPNPPSFVAAISYYGISVWKAGGYSGTVDIDGSFQFLQNGNLRLVNGNGSVIWESGTANRGITTATLDDSGNLSLKNDSVSVWSTFDNPTDTILPTQNFTTGMLLRSGLYSFNLLDTGNLTLKWNNSIVYWNPALNSTYANLTSPSLSIQAVGIVTLNDPTFSTPAIVVYSSDYGEGTDVLRFLKLDSDGNLRIYSSARGYGVEFERWVAVADQCMVFGYCGNMGVCHYNDMAPVCGCPSENFVFADPNDTRKGCQRKMKLEDCSRRATMLKLDHAQFLTYPPELSSQLFTVGISACSSNCLQGPCTVSTSLADGTGECYIKTSDFNSGYMSPALPSTSFVKVCSPVLPNSPPTEAERGERTWKLNPWVVVVVVAVTLLGLTLLEGGLWWSCCRKSPNFGGLSTQYALLEYASGAPVQFNYKELQHITKGFREKLGAGGFGSVHQGILANRTVVAVKQLEGIEQGEKQFKMEVATISSTHHLNLVRLIGFCSEGRHRLLVLEFMKNGSLDNFLFTSKEPLERLLDWKARFKIALGTARGITYLHEECRDCIVHCDIKPENILLDENYNAKVSDFGLTKLINPKDHRHRTLTSVRGTRGYLAPEWLANLPMTSKSDVYSYGLVLLEIVSGRRNFEVSEDTGRKKFSLWAYEEFDKGNVENIVDKRLTEHRLDMEQVMRAIQVSFWCIQEQQSQRPMMGKVVHMLEGISAIEKPPAPNTTAKGSVSVTSMDNSFAVNVLSTLVTSVPATSSSSSLQAMEISSSPTSMNTEITSSPLLHQIEVSP from the coding sequence ATGGTGAAAGCCTGTACTTCAGTTCTAATTCTGatctcttctctgttttctcttCTATTCACCCTTGTCCTTGCAAACATCTCACCTGGAACAACCCTTAGACCCTCCGATTCCAACACCACATGGACATCTCCAAACAATACTTTCTCTCTGAGTTTCATCACCATCACCTCACCCAACCCACCTTCCTTCGTCGCTGCAATCTCCTACTACGGCATTTCAGTCTGGAAAGCCGGCGGCTATTCCGGCACCGTCGACATAGATGGGTCCTTTCAGTTCCTCCAAAACGGCAATCTCCGTCTTGTCAACGGCAATGGCAGCGTCATTTGGGAATCCGGAACCGCCAATCGCGGCATTACAACTGCGACACTCGATGATTCAGGTAATCTCTCCTTGAAGAACGACTCTGTTTCTGTTTGGTCCACTTTCGATAATCCAACGGACACAATTCTTCCGACCCAGAATTTCACTACTGGGATGCTTCTCCGATCTGGGTTGTACTCGTTTAATCTTCTCGATACGGGAAATCTTACACTTAAATGGAATAATAGCATTGTTTATTGGAACCCAGCTTTGAATTCTACTTATGCGAACTTGACTTCTCCTAGCTTGAGCATCCAAGCTGTTGGAATTGTGACGCTTAACGATCCAACGTTTTCAACCCCTGCTATTGTGGTTTATAGCAGTGATTATGGAGAGGGAACAGACGTTCTTAGGTTTCTGAAATTGGATTCTGATGGGAATCTTAGGATTTACAGCTCTGCTAGGGGTTATGGTGTGGAGTTTGAGAGATGGGTTGCTGTTGCTGATCAGTGTATGGTTTTTGGGTATTGCGGTAACATGGGTGTctgccattataatgatatggcGCCTGTTTGTGGTTGCCCATCTGAGAATTTCGTATTTGCAGATCCGAATGATACCAGAAAGGGGTGTCAGCGGAAGATGAAGCTTGAAGATTGCTCTCGTAGAGCCACTATGTTGAAACTGGACCATGCCCAGTTCCTGACTTACCCTCCTGAGCTCTCATCCCAACTCTTCACTGTGGGGATTTCTGCTTGTTCGTCGAATTGCCTTCAAGGGCCCTGCACGGTATCCACATCCCTAGCTGATGGAACTGGAGAGTGTTACATTAAAACTTCAGACTTTAATAGTGGGTACATGTCACCGGCACTTCCTAGTACTTCTTTTGTCAAGGTTTGCAGTCCAGTACTTCCGAACTCGCCTCCAACTGAGGCTGAAAGAGGAGAAAGGACATGGAAGTTGAATCCATGGGTAGTTGTGGTTGTGGTTGCTgttactcttttgggcttgacCCTTCTAGAGGGTGGATTGTGGTGGTCGTGTTGTAGAAAAAGCCCGAATTTCGGGGGATTGTCAACTCAGTATGCACTTCTTGAATATGCTTCCGGTGCACCCGTCcagtttaattataaggagctCCAGCACATTACTAAGGGGTTCAGGGAGAAGCTTGGAGCCGGAGGTTTTGGGTCTGTACACCAAGGGATTCTTGCCAATAGGACGGTGGTTGCAGTGAAACAACTTGAAGGGATTGAGCAAGGAGAGAAGCAGTTCAAGATGGAGGTTGCAACTATAAGTAGTACTCACCATTTGAATTTGGTGAGGTTGATTGGTTTTTGCTCCGAGGGTCGTCACAGGCTGCTAGTTTTAGAGTTCATGAAAAATGGGTCCCTTGATAATTTCCTCTTCACTTCAAAAGAGCCATTAGAAAGATTGTTGGATTGGAAGGCTCGGTTCAAAATTGCACTTGGGACTGCAAGGGGGATCACATACCTCCATGAGGAGTGTCGAGACTGTATTGTCCACTGTGACATAAAGCCAGAAAATATTCTGTTGGATGAGAATTACAATGCTAAGGTCTCAGATTTTGGCCTTACAAAACTTATAAATCCGAAAGACCATAGGCACCGAACCTTAACAAGTGTTAGAGGGACTAGGGGATATTTGGCACCAGAGTGGCTAGCCAACCTTCCAATGACTTCCAAGTCTGATGTCTACAGTTATGGTTTGGTGTTGTTGGAGATCGTTAGTGGACGAAGGAATTTCGAAGTCTCAGAGGATACAGGTCGGAAGAAATTTTCTCTGTGGGCATATGAAGAGTTTGATAAGGGAAATGTTGAGAATATTGTTGATAAAAGGCTGACTGAACATAGGTTGGACATGGAGCAAGTGATGCGAGCAATTCAGGTTAGCTTCTGGTGCATCCAGGAGCAGCAGTCTCAGAGGCCAATGATGGGGAAGGTGGTGCATATGCTAGAAGGGATTAGTGCAATTGAGAAACCACCAGCACCAAACACCACAGCAAAAGGGTCTGTGAGTGTCACCAGCATGGATAACAGTTTTGCTGTCAATGTCCTCTCCACTCTTGTAACTTCAGTCCCAGCTacctcctcatcttcctcacTTCAAGCCATGGAAATTTCATCATCCCCTACAAGTATGAACACTGAAATAACTTCATCGCCCCTACTACATCAAATTGAAGTGAGCCCCTAA